One Brachyspira pilosicoli P43/6/78 genomic window carries:
- a CDS encoding pyridoxamine kinase produces MKDCNVLLINDICSYGKASLTVNIPVLSAFGIKVSPLITVLLSNHTAFESFCAFDLTAQLKQIVNELKKREAKFDALYIGWLASDEQVDIVIDIIEYFKIKTILLDPILGDNGKLYSSMTEKHIKSLKRILKYATIVTPNTTELCLLLDKDPSKKYTEENVIEMVKELSNVTSENIIVTSVEKDNKFGSLAYNIKNNNIITSYFDKINIAIPGTGDAFASALLGYILNDYSIEDALKKATQFIYTAIELSVKENDNRVYGISIEKRLHLLKDLF; encoded by the coding sequence ATGAAAGATTGCAACGTACTTCTTATTAACGATATATGTTCTTATGGAAAAGCTTCTTTAACAGTTAATATACCTGTTCTTTCTGCCTTTGGTATAAAAGTATCTCCCCTAATAACAGTATTACTTTCAAATCATACTGCTTTTGAATCTTTTTGTGCTTTTGATTTAACAGCACAATTAAAACAAATAGTAAATGAGTTAAAAAAGAGAGAAGCAAAGTTTGATGCTTTATATATAGGCTGGCTTGCATCTGATGAACAGGTAGATATAGTTATAGATATAATAGAATATTTCAAAATAAAAACTATATTATTAGACCCAATATTAGGAGATAATGGTAAGTTATATTCTTCTATGACTGAAAAGCATATAAAATCACTTAAAAGAATACTAAAATATGCTACAATAGTAACACCTAATACAACAGAGTTATGTTTGCTTTTAGATAAAGACCCTAGCAAAAAATACACAGAAGAAAATGTAATAGAAATGGTCAAAGAATTATCAAATGTAACATCAGAAAATATAATTGTAACAAGCGTAGAAAAAGATAATAAATTTGGTTCTTTAGCATACAATATAAAAAACAATAATATTATAACAAGCTACTTTGATAAAATAAATATAGCAATACCTGGCACAGGTGATGCTTTTGCATCAGCATTGTTAGGATATATACTAAATGACTATTCTATAGAAGATGCATTAAAAAAAGCAACGCAATTCATATATACAGCAATAGAGCTTTCTGTAAAAGAAAATGATAATAGAGTATACGGTATATCTATAGAAAAAAGACTTCATCTGCTAAAAGATTTATTCTAA
- a CDS encoding YoaK family protein produces MKSNLISFIKRKNESIHTTETIYIASIFSIIGGFVDSYTYITRDGVFAYAQTGNIIFFAMNIARRDFFEAMHYLISIFVFIIGIWFALYVKKILNRKKLMELEYLVILINSIILFVVGLLPRGMFDTVVISFIAFMSAILMITFNRVEGLAYVTNMCTGNLRSASENFFKFLFNKDKTGLKNGLIYLSILSCFMCGAFLGSLFTNILGSRSIWIASGLLLIVESLMFFDN; encoded by the coding sequence ATGAAAAGCAATCTCATCTCTTTCATTAAAAGAAAGAATGAATCAATACATACAACAGAAACTATTTATATAGCATCAATATTTAGTATTATAGGCGGGTTTGTTGATTCATATACTTATATTACAAGAGATGGTGTATTTGCTTATGCTCAGACAGGTAATATTATATTTTTTGCTATGAATATTGCTAGAAGAGATTTTTTTGAGGCTATGCATTATTTAATATCTATTTTTGTATTTATAATAGGTATTTGGTTTGCTTTATATGTAAAAAAAATATTAAATAGAAAAAAATTAATGGAATTAGAATATTTAGTAATACTTATAAATTCCATTATACTTTTTGTAGTTGGTCTTTTACCTAGAGGAATGTTTGATACTGTAGTTATTAGTTTTATAGCTTTTATGTCTGCTATTTTGATGATAACTTTTAATAGGGTTGAGGGACTTGCTTATGTTACTAATATGTGTACAGGAAATTTAAGGTCTGCTTCAGAAAATTTTTTTAAGTTTTTATTTAACAAAGATAAAACTGGATTAAAAAATGGACTTATATATTTAAGCATTTTATCATGTTTTATGTGCGGAGCTTTTTTGGGAAGTTTGTTTACTAATATTTTAGGAAGCAGGAGTATATGGATAGCAAGCGGATTATTGCTTATAGTTGAGAGTTTAATGTTTTTTGATAATTAA
- a CDS encoding DnaJ domain-containing protein — MDYYKILNVNILASEEKIKKSYRELAKLYHPDRNAGDDVAADKFKEITEAYDVLSDKKKRMEYNIKYLANNKYVITGLAALGLGVSIIIGSKRRK, encoded by the coding sequence ATGGATTATTATAAAATACTTAATGTTAATATATTAGCAAGTGAAGAGAAGATAAAAAAGTCTTATAGAGAGTTAGCAAAATTATATCACCCTGATAGAAATGCTGGAGATGATGTTGCTGCTGATAAGTTTAAAGAAATTACTGAAGCTTATGATGTTTTATCTGATAAAAAAAAGAGAATGGAATATAATATTAAGTATTTAGCTAATAATAAATATGTTATAACAGGACTAGCTGCCTTAGGATTAGGAGTTAGTATAATAATTGGAAGCAAGAGAAGAAAATAA
- a CDS encoding META domain-containing protein: MKRNNLKNILIILSIIFFIMFSCSSTKKSLAVSSSTLTGKTYKLTNMFEEDGITISFYNTEFYGYGGANTYFGEYEVRRGNILLIKNIEVTKISEDEETLKKERRLHQIFE, translated from the coding sequence ATGAAAAGAAATAATTTAAAAAATATACTTATAATATTATCTATTATATTCTTTATAATGTTTTCTTGTTCTTCTACAAAGAAGTCATTAGCCGTGTCATCTAGCACACTTACAGGTAAAACTTATAAACTTACAAATATGTTTGAAGAAGATGGTATTACAATATCTTTTTATAATACTGAGTTTTACGGCTATGGCGGAGCTAATACATATTTTGGAGAATATGAGGTTAGAAGGGGGAATATTTTACTTATAAAAAATATAGAAGTTACTAAAATATCTGAAGATGAAGAAACTTTAAAAAAAGAAAGAAGATTACATCAAATATTTGAATAA
- the fliD gene encoding flagellar filament capping protein FliD has translation MATSDAFLQDVYQNAVDAEVNKRSLTLSNLSDNAKSYQREISAYEDLKNRLNILTTTSKELYGFRSPFKNYIGKGEGVPDYFTVSANRLASTTTYDIEIKELANSQKFSSKAYNMNDTLPAGVIKLKIAEDEYTIDFAGGSLVNLQKTLEKAFGKKIKTTITQKSKNLQVLTIDLVKTGSKNIVEVVSDDAGILKQLNMFTRRPYRYLGHIFNESLINKWKDESDNLTTNYMIKNDFIVLKGVNKLSMPLHREAEANENITISITARASDTLDDVEEEAPIMPPTVDLSIPDTGLTFNKIDSVIYKDVELYGEGLSPADSSRTFEDIKKYKEALEAERAAKKDVEAEAPQAIDATGFNSEIIGVKYINKAGDEVEKFFALPTISSSWQRLNIPIGSQFEEGDVITQVVLINKNEGYNIFYKDLLVEDMGREEDAPNYLISEATDARASVDGIDILSESNEFKDVVDGLNITALKPTPEAFATTIEVDKEGVVDAIVNFVSAYNDVIDLLNDTTHTPLNKDVMDSLETMNRTDMIDLANTLGVTFDPELTDTALRKKLYYIGVFSGNTLVNNISQRMKSIIAASYETEYGEELALLDQIGINRGNAGEDWSVVKKGYLQIDEEKFMNKIETQMDGIEELFANDTSGDDIPDTGVAYAMNDFVTPYSQTRGIVENSIAMTKSRLDDNKKRMDAERDRIEEYRQQRLASYYRMQSELQQAERERKRLESMQNQNNGGN, from the coding sequence ATGGCTACTAGTGATGCTTTTCTTCAAGATGTTTATCAAAATGCAGTAGATGCTGAAGTTAATAAAAGAAGTCTTACTCTTTCAAATCTTTCTGATAATGCTAAGAGCTATCAGAGAGAAATATCTGCTTATGAAGATTTAAAAAACAGACTAAATATATTAACTACTACATCTAAAGAATTATATGGTTTCCGTTCTCCTTTTAAAAATTATATTGGTAAAGGGGAGGGAGTTCCAGATTATTTTACTGTATCTGCTAACAGACTTGCAAGCACAACTACTTATGATATAGAGATTAAAGAATTAGCAAATAGCCAAAAATTCTCTTCAAAAGCATATAATATGAATGATACTCTTCCTGCTGGTGTTATTAAATTAAAAATAGCAGAAGATGAATATACTATAGATTTTGCAGGCGGTAGTTTAGTTAATTTGCAAAAAACTTTAGAAAAAGCATTCGGCAAAAAAATAAAAACAACAATTACGCAAAAGTCAAAAAATCTTCAAGTTCTCACTATAGATTTAGTTAAAACAGGTTCTAAAAATATAGTAGAAGTTGTAAGCGATGATGCGGGTATATTAAAACAACTTAACATGTTTACAAGAAGACCTTATAGATATTTAGGTCATATATTTAATGAAAGTCTAATAAATAAATGGAAAGATGAATCTGATAATTTAACTACAAATTATATGATAAAGAATGATTTTATTGTATTGAAGGGTGTAAATAAATTATCAATGCCTTTGCATAGAGAGGCTGAAGCTAATGAAAACATTACTATTTCAATTACAGCAAGAGCATCTGACACTTTAGATGATGTTGAAGAAGAAGCTCCTATAATGCCTCCTACTGTTGATTTATCTATACCAGATACAGGACTTACTTTCAACAAAATAGATAGTGTAATATATAAAGATGTTGAGCTTTATGGTGAAGGATTATCACCTGCTGATAGTTCTAGAACATTTGAGGATATAAAGAAATATAAAGAAGCACTTGAAGCAGAGAGGGCTGCTAAAAAAGATGTTGAAGCTGAAGCGCCTCAGGCAATAGATGCTACAGGATTTAATTCTGAGATAATAGGAGTTAAATATATTAATAAAGCAGGAGATGAGGTTGAAAAATTCTTTGCCTTGCCTACAATTAGTTCTAGTTGGCAGAGATTAAATATACCTATAGGAAGTCAATTTGAAGAGGGCGATGTTATTACTCAGGTAGTTCTTATAAATAAAAATGAAGGATATAATATTTTTTATAAGGATTTATTAGTTGAGGATATGGGCAGAGAAGAAGATGCTCCAAACTATTTAATATCTGAGGCAACTGATGCTAGAGCCTCTGTTGATGGTATAGATATACTTAGTGAAAGCAATGAGTTTAAAGATGTTGTAGATGGTCTTAATATCACAGCTTTAAAACCTACACCAGAAGCATTTGCTACTACAATAGAAGTGGATAAAGAGGGCGTAGTAGATGCTATAGTTAATTTTGTGAGTGCTTATAATGATGTTATAGATTTGCTTAATGACACTACTCATACACCTTTAAATAAAGATGTAATGGATAGTTTAGAGACTATGAACAGAACTGATATGATAGATTTGGCAAATACATTGGGAGTTACTTTTGACCCTGAACTTACTGATACTGCTTTAAGAAAAAAATTATATTATATTGGTGTATTTAGCGGTAATACATTAGTTAATAATATATCACAAAGAATGAAATCTATTATAGCTGCTTCTTATGAAACAGAATATGGTGAAGAGTTAGCTTTATTAGACCAAATTGGTATTAATAGGGGTAATGCTGGTGAGGATTGGTCTGTAGTTAAAAAGGGATATTTACAGATAGATGAAGAGAAGTTTATGAATAAGATAGAAACTCAGATGGACGGTATAGAAGAGCTGTTTGCTAATGATACTTCAGGAGATGATATACCAGACACTGGAGTTGCTTATGCTATGAATGATTTTGTAACTCCTTATTCACAGACTAGGGGAATAGTTGAAAATAGTATTGCTATGACCAAAAGCCGTCTTGATGATAATAAAAAACGTATGGATGCTGAAAGAGATAGAATAGAAGAATATAGACAGCAGAGATTAGCTTCTTATTATAGAATGCAGTCAGAATTACAACAGGCTGAACGTGAGAGAAAAAGACTTGAGTCTATGCAAAACCAAAATAATGGCGGCAATTAA
- a CDS encoding helix-turn-helix domain-containing protein, translating to MDKNNLKKHFFKSMISDCKDENKNIDKDNNELSFLSYIGSRIRIVRKSQNRTISYIADMAKISPKYLQGVEVGKRNISITNLNKIAKVLNIPISLLLCNEEVSDIAKNEKLLSIAMKLKDYSIEELENMDNIINDIRKIEE from the coding sequence ATGGATAAGAATAATTTAAAGAAACATTTTTTTAAGAGTATGATATCAGATTGCAAAGATGAAAATAAAAATATTGATAAAGATAATAATGAACTATCTTTTTTGTCTTATATTGGCAGCAGAATAAGAATTGTAAGAAAGTCTCAAAATAGAACTATATCATATATAGCTGATATGGCAAAAATATCTCCAAAATATTTACAAGGAGTTGAGGTTGGAAAGAGAAATATATCTATTACTAATTTAAATAAGATTGCTAAGGTATTAAATATACCTATATCTTTACTTCTTTGTAATGAGGAAGTTTCAGATATTGCTAAAAATGAAAAATTACTATCTATTGCTATGAAATTAAAAGATTATTCTATTGAAGAGTTAGAAAATATGGATAATATTATCAATGATATAAGAAAAATTGAGGAATAA
- a CDS encoding JAB domain-containing protein has protein sequence MFIDNDFILNPNYESLSLKKEKEIVSYLLSNGISLNTANIITDKLYYKFHNLYNIVNSDEKELLKIKGITSKKVFILKNIPMLLECFLINSLKSDSLDLKKKDLINYLIIKFGRLKFEAFSIICLDINKRLISIEQIFRGTIDSATIYPRDLVEKALSLGSSYVILSHNHPSGIAKPSKADIEITEIIYKAFFMVNIKVLDHIIIAGNIHYSFRENGILDKYKDSISVGV, from the coding sequence ATGTTTATTGACAATGATTTTATTTTGAATCCAAATTATGAAAGCCTTAGTTTAAAAAAAGAAAAAGAAATAGTATCATATTTACTTTCTAATGGTATATCTTTAAATACTGCAAATATTATAACAGATAAACTTTATTATAAGTTTCATAATTTGTATAACATAGTAAACTCTGATGAAAAAGAGCTTTTAAAAATCAAAGGCATCACTTCAAAAAAAGTTTTTATATTAAAAAATATACCAATGCTTTTAGAATGTTTTTTAATTAATAGCTTGAAAAGTGATAGTTTAGACCTTAAAAAGAAGGACTTGATAAATTATCTTATTATAAAGTTTGGAAGACTTAAATTTGAAGCTTTTTCTATAATATGTTTAGATATTAATAAAAGATTAATTTCTATAGAACAAATATTTAGAGGCACTATAGATTCTGCTACTATTTACCCTAGAGATTTAGTTGAAAAAGCATTATCATTAGGCTCTAGTTATGTTATATTATCTCACAATCACCCATCTGGTATAGCAAAACCTTCCAAAGCGGATATTGAAATAACAGAAATAATATATAAAGCATTTTTTATGGTGAATATTAAAGTTTTAGACCATATTATAATAGCTGGAAACATTCATTATAGTTTTAGAGAAAATGGAATATTAGATAAATATAAAGATAGTATAAGTGTAGGAGTTTGA
- the dnaJ gene encoding molecular chaperone DnaJ codes for MANKRDYYEVLGVSKTASADEIKKAYRKLAMQYHPDRNPGNKEAEEKFKEATEAYEILSDEKKRAQYDQFGFQGVHSDFADAYGRGGFDFSQMFGGSGGFGDLDDIFSSFFGGGFSSRSSRGQRRGNDLRHDVTLSLEDAVFGKKMEIKLDKKDICDACHGSGAEPGTKTQTCPSCNGTGEVRMAQGFFSVRRTCSRCNGTGSIVTTPCKKCHGTGTIKKPKTISVNIPKGIDDNTQLRISGEGEAIAGGVNGDLYLYIHVAPHQYFVRDGIDLITEVGINIVQATLGDDIFIETLDKKKVKIKIPAGTNSGQIFKLKGNGANHINRSSRGDLFVIVNIDVNNKLSSEEKRLFNELKKVIPNNEEPKLRKPSRNNL; via the coding sequence ATGGCAAACAAAAGAGATTATTACGAAGTATTGGGAGTAAGTAAAACAGCGAGTGCTGATGAAATTAAAAAGGCGTATAGAAAATTAGCTATGCAATATCACCCTGATAGAAATCCAGGCAATAAAGAAGCAGAAGAGAAGTTTAAAGAAGCTACAGAAGCTTATGAGATATTATCTGATGAAAAGAAGCGTGCTCAGTATGACCAATTTGGTTTTCAAGGCGTTCATAGTGATTTTGCTGATGCTTATGGAAGAGGCGGATTTGACTTTTCTCAGATGTTTGGAGGCTCTGGCGGTTTTGGCGATTTGGACGATATATTTAGTTCTTTTTTTGGAGGAGGTTTTTCTTCTAGAAGTTCAAGAGGTCAAAGACGCGGTAATGATTTAAGACATGATGTTACGCTTTCTCTTGAAGATGCTGTGTTCGGCAAAAAGATGGAGATTAAATTAGATAAAAAAGATATTTGTGATGCTTGTCATGGAAGCGGAGCTGAACCTGGTACCAAAACTCAAACTTGTCCTTCTTGTAATGGTACAGGTGAGGTTAGAATGGCTCAAGGATTTTTTAGCGTAAGAAGAACTTGCAGCAGATGTAATGGAACTGGCTCTATTGTTACTACACCTTGTAAAAAATGTCATGGAACTGGTACTATTAAAAAGCCTAAAACTATATCTGTTAATATACCTAAGGGAATTGATGATAATACACAGTTAAGAATATCTGGAGAGGGTGAAGCTATTGCTGGAGGTGTAAATGGAGATTTATACCTTTATATACATGTAGCACCGCATCAGTATTTTGTTAGAGATGGTATTGATTTAATTACTGAAGTGGGTATTAATATAGTACAGGCTACTTTAGGTGATGATATATTTATAGAAACATTAGATAAGAAAAAAGTAAAAATAAAAATTCCTGCTGGTACTAATAGCGGACAGATTTTTAAGCTAAAAGGAAATGGAGCTAATCATATTAATAGGTCATCTAGAGGAGATTTATTTGTTATAGTAAATATTGATGTTAATAATAAATTGTCTTCTGAAGAGAAAAGATTATTTAATGAGCTTAAAAAAGTTATTCCAAATAATGAAGAGCCAAAATTAAGAAAGCCTAGCAGAAATAATTTATAA
- a CDS encoding glycosyltransferase, with translation MKEVIILTSNITINNRTNIFILNLIDLLYKKGLKVTLYSNKFPKTFYGYITKKHLSLKLPNIKEIVNQSKNALAIIAIDYPMNIIAYKIKNMFNKMKIKSPLIIWYSINFQKHIYKNNNNKRKLKEDYKSLSNIDIVLCANEKIKNILEYIYNNNKTIEIVRPYYSPYISKQNIKNKEKNYILTFFDSKNSIYKCTSAYCEYINNSIKNNKEAYKLIIAGYNKYLEDNINKLKIKDYVELVDYNSNIEDIISSAYTILIHNTEDPFYIELISAWHNKIVPIIDSKSPSAEITTDNKNAIIYNSQNPISLCNKLITLIEDKELYNSLSSSIENIPSIEYSANQLIEIITKQL, from the coding sequence ATGAAAGAAGTAATAATATTAACATCAAATATAACAATAAATAACAGAACAAATATATTTATATTAAATTTAATAGATTTATTATACAAAAAAGGCCTAAAAGTAACTCTATATTCAAATAAATTTCCAAAAACTTTTTATGGTTACATTACAAAGAAACATCTATCATTAAAACTTCCAAATATCAAAGAAATAGTAAATCAATCAAAAAATGCTCTGGCAATAATTGCTATAGATTATCCAATGAATATAATAGCATATAAAATAAAAAATATGTTTAATAAAATGAAAATAAAATCACCTCTAATAATATGGTATTCAATAAACTTTCAAAAACATATATATAAAAATAATAATAACAAAAGAAAATTAAAAGAAGATTATAAAAGTCTTTCAAATATAGATATAGTATTATGTGCTAATGAAAAAATAAAGAATATCCTGGAATATATTTATAATAATAATAAAACAATAGAAATAGTTCGTCCATATTATTCGCCATATATTTCAAAGCAGAATATTAAGAATAAAGAAAAAAATTATATACTCACTTTCTTCGATTCAAAAAACAGCATATATAAATGTACTTCTGCATACTGTGAATATATAAATAATTCAATAAAAAATAATAAAGAAGCATACAAACTAATAATAGCAGGATACAACAAATACTTAGAAGATAATATAAATAAATTAAAGATAAAAGACTATGTGGAGCTAGTAGATTATAACTCTAATATAGAAGATATAATATCGAGTGCCTATACAATTTTAATACATAATACAGAAGACCCTTTCTATATAGAATTAATATCTGCTTGGCATAATAAAATAGTACCAATAATAGATTCTAAAAGTCCGTCTGCAGAAATTACTACAGATAATAAAAACGCCATAATATATAACTCTCAAAATCCAATATCTCTATGCAATAAATTAATTACACTCATAGAAGATAAAGAATTATATAATAGTCTTTCATCTTCAATAGAAAATATCCCAAGTATAGAATATAGTGCAAATCAATTAATAGAAATCATAACAAAACAATTATAA
- a CDS encoding tetratricopeptide repeat protein, with the protein MKLIKILLAIFMLYISAYSKDILQYSQKTVSDRNLDINVENVNIITNDFFNNANEDIKINIVNKLNEAKLLIEESKYNEAINICNSLEESYKDYYDIYYTRGLAYYKHGDLYYASLDFSKIINWYINDREVHKNIADLFYKINEYEYALITYISAYKIYNDNYWLYLAGDIAFRNFDIKSAEKYYSLCIQNGSDYGYEGFGDISIFKKQYDDAINNYNVAVRANVSNDNNIIRINSKISNAAVQKELYAWDSLIISNDYSNAISKLDSLSNYTKDYPEIELALAKTYFKMKNYNESKDMLNRFIKNNKNFDEAYAILAQIFLYEGKEREAINILEEGLKYSYNKPRLYETLANMLYNYGYLYYPNEIISQIVGFYDISDENKIEYAKYLIFKRKYEKAKEILVSIEAYRNTVANLSKSIDYNIALDRADYLYNNGLYVDIINLMMNSKFEGYEEQRRLWYIASSYSKLGSTDEGIKILKRAFDDNVISINNVILLRELLGIRVKSNDISDYQKEIYLTDIKSTLFWEDDLKFNTSLITDKVFEYLKFDRYDDAINYIDGLRNINTKDPYIKKINSIIYGYYASYLYNTKEYDKSKNIANLAMRINRENYDAIAIKNKIYIDSYLASMGNYNNINGYVKFSDVRREVLKIAPAYMNNVIALAESLAYEYDSSAYDMTYNIFKYVNVAGAKDAILGRIYSKSRLYGYSINAFDRASKYMDVDLLWKVDSIVNVSSYPLSLFNLNKEYESDRDFYALSKLNIKLGNNAAAMRYANKAVLINGDNLDYLYQISYINEITGNNREALDGYENIISINKNQAAANYRASVVALNYFRDFVKAQKYALNYISLLPDDGSGYALLARIYKLRAESYIDRNTNTLLKESLQLYKTALNKSVWGKDMVDKKYIEKEIEDILNKLLK; encoded by the coding sequence ATGAAATTAATAAAGATACTGCTTGCTATTTTTATGCTATATATTTCGGCATATTCCAAAGATATTTTACAATATTCTCAAAAAACTGTATCTGATAGAAATTTAGATATTAATGTAGAAAATGTAAATATTATTACAAATGATTTCTTTAATAATGCCAATGAAGATATTAAAATAAATATTGTAAATAAATTAAATGAAGCTAAATTATTAATAGAAGAGTCTAAATATAATGAAGCTATTAATATTTGTAATTCATTAGAAGAAAGTTATAAAGATTATTATGATATTTATTATACTAGAGGGCTTGCTTATTATAAACATGGAGATTTATATTATGCTTCTTTAGATTTTAGTAAGATTATAAATTGGTATATTAATGATAGAGAAGTGCATAAGAACATAGCAGATTTGTTTTATAAGATTAATGAGTATGAATATGCTTTAATAACTTATATATCTGCTTATAAAATATATAATGATAATTATTGGTTATATTTAGCTGGTGATATTGCTTTTAGAAATTTTGATATAAAGAGTGCTGAAAAATATTATAGCTTATGTATTCAAAATGGAAGTGATTATGGATATGAGGGCTTTGGAGATATTAGTATTTTTAAAAAGCAATATGATGATGCTATAAATAATTATAATGTTGCTGTTAGAGCAAATGTTTCTAATGATAATAATATAATTAGAATAAACTCTAAAATATCAAATGCTGCAGTACAAAAAGAACTTTATGCTTGGGATAGTTTAATAATTTCTAATGATTATAGTAACGCTATTAGTAAATTAGATTCTCTTTCTAATTATACAAAAGATTATCCTGAAATAGAGCTTGCTTTAGCTAAGACTTATTTTAAAATGAAAAATTATAATGAATCTAAAGATATGTTAAATAGATTTATAAAAAATAATAAAAACTTTGATGAGGCTTATGCTATACTTGCTCAAATATTTTTATATGAGGGTAAAGAGAGAGAGGCTATTAATATATTAGAAGAGGGATTAAAATATTCTTATAACAAGCCTAGACTATATGAAACACTTGCTAATATGCTTTATAATTATGGATATTTATATTATCCAAATGAAATAATTTCTCAAATTGTTGGTTTTTATGATATATCTGATGAAAATAAAATAGAATATGCTAAATATTTAATATTTAAAAGAAAATACGAAAAAGCAAAAGAGATATTAGTTAGTATAGAAGCTTATAGAAATACTGTTGCTAATTTAAGTAAATCTATTGATTATAATATTGCTCTTGATAGGGCTGATTATTTATATAATAATGGACTTTATGTTGATATTATTAATTTAATGATGAACAGCAAATTTGAAGGCTATGAAGAGCAGAGAAGATTATGGTATATTGCAAGCAGCTATTCTAAATTGGGTTCTACAGATGAAGGCATAAAAATTTTAAAAAGAGCTTTTGATGATAATGTTATAAGTATTAATAATGTTATATTATTAAGAGAGCTTTTGGGCATAAGAGTAAAATCAAATGATATTTCTGATTATCAAAAAGAGATATACCTTACAGATATAAAATCTACTTTATTCTGGGAAGATGATTTAAAATTTAACACTTCTCTTATTACTGATAAAGTATTTGAATATTTAAAATTTGATAGATATGATGATGCTATTAATTATATAGATGGACTTAGAAATATTAATACTAAAGACCCTTATATAAAAAAGATAAACTCTATAATATACGGATATTATGCTTCATATTTGTATAATACAAAAGAATATGATAAATCAAAAAATATTGCCAATTTAGCTATGAGAATTAATAGAGAGAATTATGATGCTATAGCTATAAAAAATAAAATATATATAGATTCTTATTTAGCTTCTATGGGCAATTATAATAATATTAATGGGTATGTTAAGTTTTCTGATGTTAGAAGAGAGGTTTTAAAAATTGCTCCTGCTTATATGAACAATGTTATTGCCTTAGCAGAATCATTGGCATATGAGTATGACAGCAGTGCTTATGATATGACTTATAATATTTTTAAGTATGTTAATGTTGCTGGGGCAAAAGATGCTATTTTAGGAAGAATCTACAGCAAGAGCAGATTGTATGGATATTCAATTAATGCTTTTGACAGAGCTTCTAAATATATGGATGTAGATTTGCTTTGGAAGGTAGACAGTATTGTTAATGTTAGCTCTTATCCTTTATCTTTATTTAATTTAAATAAGGAATATGAATCTGATAGAGATTTTTATGCATTATCAAAATTAAATATTAAACTTGGAAATAATGCTGCTGCTATGAGATATGCTAATAAGGCTGTTTTAATTAATGGTGATAATCTTGACTATTTGTATCAAATATCTTATATAAATGAGATAACAGGAAATAATCGTGAAGCATTAGATGGTTATGAGAATATTATTAGCATTAATAAAAATCAGGCTGCTGCTAATTATAGGGCTTCTGTTGTAGCATTAAATTATTTTAGAGATTTTGTTAAGGCTCAGAAATATGCTCTAAATTATATTTCACTTCTTCCTGATGATGGAAGCGGATACGCTTTACTTGCTAGAATATACAAATTGAGAGCTGAAAGCTATATAGATAGAAATACAAATACTCTTCTAAAAGAATCTTTACAGCTATATAAAACAGCATTAAATAAATCTGTTTGGGGTAAAGATATGGTTGATAAAAAATATATTGAAAAAGAAATAGAAGATATATTAAATAAACTATTAAAATAA